One genomic segment of Gottschalkia acidurici 9a includes these proteins:
- a CDS encoding ABC transporter substrate-binding protein has product MKRILSLALSLILVFSLVACNNKNSNEETSNSQKESEVNIVTEITKPVEIEFWNSMSGTNGEALKKLTDDFNSKHENITVKLVNQGGYRDLFEKLMGAAKAKQLPAITQIYSNRLSWYVSKGLVEDLKPYMENEKVGLKKGEIEDIPSLFLEDGIWDGKQYAMPFNKSQMVLYYNVDMFEKAGIEIPTTWDEWKEAAKKLTIDENGDGEPEVYGLVLANNISTDIAPWVKQAGGEIISEEKDQINFDTPETKEAVEFLNSMIQEKTARLAGEDKNPNVPLQQGRAAMCVASTSAIPYIDSESVEGLKWFAAPLPGYKTNDQLFYGTNVAVFNTLSPEEKLAAWEYIKFITSVENTAYFSEQTGYLPVRKSVQELDSYKKFLEEKPVKAIPFKSMDIGFQGARNIGEINALDVLGEELDQVFNKKKTIDEALKTAQQRGEKGNERS; this is encoded by the coding sequence ATGAAAAGAATTTTATCACTTGCACTATCTCTAATATTGGTTTTTAGCCTTGTAGCTTGTAATAACAAAAATTCTAATGAAGAGACTAGTAATAGTCAAAAAGAAAGTGAAGTAAATATTGTAACAGAAATTACTAAGCCAGTAGAAATAGAGTTTTGGAATTCAATGAGTGGTACAAATGGAGAAGCTCTTAAAAAATTAACAGATGACTTTAACTCAAAACATGAAAACATAACTGTTAAGCTAGTAAATCAAGGAGGATATAGAGATTTATTTGAAAAGCTAATGGGAGCAGCAAAAGCTAAGCAACTTCCAGCAATAACTCAGATATATTCAAATAGATTATCTTGGTATGTATCTAAAGGACTAGTTGAAGACTTAAAACCATATATGGAAAATGAAAAAGTTGGACTAAAAAAAGGTGAAATTGAAGATATTCCATCATTATTTTTAGAGGATGGTATATGGGATGGGAAACAATATGCTATGCCTTTTAATAAAAGTCAAATGGTCTTATATTATAATGTAGATATGTTTGAAAAGGCAGGGATAGAAATTCCAACTACATGGGACGAATGGAAGGAAGCAGCTAAAAAATTAACGATAGATGAAAATGGAGATGGAGAACCAGAAGTTTATGGGTTAGTTTTAGCTAATAATATTTCAACGGATATTGCACCTTGGGTAAAACAAGCAGGTGGAGAAATAATTAGTGAAGAGAAAGACCAAATTAACTTCGATACTCCAGAGACTAAAGAAGCAGTAGAATTTTTAAATAGTATGATACAAGAAAAAACAGCAAGATTAGCAGGAGAAGATAAAAATCCAAATGTTCCATTACAACAAGGAAGAGCAGCTATGTGTGTAGCTTCAACATCTGCAATACCTTATATAGATTCAGAATCAGTAGAGGGATTAAAATGGTTTGCAGCACCCCTTCCAGGATATAAGACAAATGATCAATTATTTTATGGTACAAACGTAGCTGTATTTAATACATTATCACCAGAAGAAAAGCTGGCAGCTTGGGAGTATATAAAGTTCATTACAAGTGTAGAAAATACAGCATATTTCTCAGAGCAGACAGGATATCTACCTGTAAGAAAATCGGTTCAAGAGTTGGATAGTTATAAGAAGTTTTTAGAAGAAAAGCCGGTTAAGGCTATTCCATTCAAAAGCATGGATATTGGGTTCCAAGGAGCAAGAAATATTGGGGAAATAAATGCATTAGATGTCTTGGGAGAAGAACTAGACCAAGTATTTAATAAAAAGAAAACAATAGATGAAGCATTGAAGACTGCTCAGCAAAGAGGAGAAAAAGGCAATGAAAGAAGCTAG
- a CDS encoding cysteine ABC transporter substrate-binding protein has product MRSIKKFLALLIIGILAIGSFTGCSKSAPESSDTSGSSKSASSIEEIKNRGIIRIGVFSDKPPFGYIDAQGENQGFDIYIAKRFAKDLLGDESKAEFVLVEAANRVAYLESNKVDIIMANFTVTDERKQKVDFANPYMKVSLGLVSPDNAQITSVDQLKGKKLIVNKGTTAETYFTKNHPEIELLKFDQNTEAFEALKDNRGAALAHDNTEVLAWAKSNTGFTVGLPTLGSQDTIAPAVKKGDKELLDWINKELETIGKENFVHKAYEDTLKPVYGDSVSPDDLVIEGGKIN; this is encoded by the coding sequence ATGAGAAGTATTAAAAAGTTTTTAGCATTATTAATTATTGGAATTTTAGCAATAGGAAGCTTCACAGGATGCAGCAAATCGGCACCAGAATCTTCAGATACTAGTGGATCTTCTAAGTCAGCAAGTTCTATAGAGGAAATTAAAAATCGTGGAATTATAAGAATAGGAGTATTCAGTGATAAGCCACCTTTTGGATATATAGATGCTCAAGGTGAGAACCAAGGGTTTGATATCTATATAGCTAAAAGATTTGCAAAGGATCTTTTAGGAGATGAATCAAAAGCAGAGTTTGTATTAGTTGAGGCAGCAAACAGAGTTGCATATTTGGAGTCAAATAAAGTAGATATAATAATGGCTAACTTTACTGTTACTGATGAAAGAAAGCAAAAAGTTGATTTCGCAAATCCATACATGAAAGTTTCACTTGGATTAGTATCACCAGATAATGCTCAAATTACTTCTGTTGATCAACTAAAGGGTAAAAAACTTATAGTTAACAAAGGTACAACTGCTGAGACTTACTTTACAAAAAATCATCCAGAAATAGAGTTATTAAAATTTGACCAAAATACAGAAGCATTTGAAGCATTAAAAGACAATCGTGGAGCTGCACTAGCACATGATAATACTGAAGTACTTGCATGGGCTAAGTCAAATACAGGATTTACAGTTGGATTACCGACATTAGGAAGTCAAGATACAATAGCACCAGCAGTTAAAAAAGGAGATAAGGAACTTTTAGATTGGATAAACAAGGAGCTCGAAACTATAGGAAAAGAAAATTTTGTGCATAAGGCATATGAAGATACTCTTAAACCAGTATACGGTGACTCAGTTAGTCCTGATGATCTTGTAATTGAAGGTGGAAAGATTAACTAA
- a CDS encoding amino acid ABC transporter permease, which yields MSINWEFVINSIPLYQKALILTLKLAFWGILASLLIGFICSVVMYYRIKILKNIVGIYIEVSRNTPLLIQLYFLYFGLTKLGISLSENACAIIGLSFLGGSYMAEAFRGGIEAVSKSQIETGLSLGLSKVQLIRYVILPQAFSFSITSIGANCIFLLKETSIVGAIAVLDLMNITKDLIGIYYNTFESLLMLVIAYLIILLPMSFFLTWLERKVRHAEFGN from the coding sequence ATGAGTATTAATTGGGAATTCGTGATTAATAGCATACCACTATATCAAAAAGCCTTAATATTAACTTTAAAATTAGCTTTTTGGGGCATATTAGCATCATTGCTAATTGGCTTTATTTGTAGTGTAGTAATGTATTATAGAATAAAAATACTAAAAAATATTGTTGGAATTTATATTGAAGTTTCAAGAAACACTCCGTTACTAATACAACTGTATTTCCTATACTTTGGACTTACTAAACTAGGTATATCTTTAAGTGAGAATGCTTGTGCGATTATTGGATTATCATTTTTAGGTGGAAGCTATATGGCTGAAGCTTTTAGAGGAGGTATAGAGGCTGTAAGTAAATCTCAAATAGAAACAGGTTTAAGCTTAGGGCTCTCTAAAGTTCAACTTATTAGATATGTTATTTTACCTCAAGCTTTTTCATTTAGCATAACATCTATAGGAGCAAACTGTATATTCTTGCTAAAGGAAACATCTATAGTTGGTGCAATAGCAGTATTAGATCTTATGAATATTACGAAGGATTTAATAGGAATATACTATAACACTTTTGAATCATTACTAATGTTGGTAATTGCATACTTAATTATACTATTACCTATGTCGTTTTTCTTAACGTGGTTAGAAAGGAAGGTTAGACATGCAGAGTTCGGCAATTGA
- a CDS encoding carbohydrate ABC transporter permease, with amino-acid sequence MKQITTIRKLLKSKELKALIYLLPSLLIITVFQIYPIIKSLVMSFYTDFDYLTDTVYKRGLDNFQYVLTDHDFYLSLKNTFIFVLGVVPLSIVVSLGFAILLNSNIKLKNFFRSIYFITFITSIVAVSTVWRWMFNQEFGLVNSILIMFGIDKINWLTNPKLTIPILILLNVWKGMGYKIVIFLAGLQNIDEKYYLAAKIDGASVWKRFRSITLPLLSPTLFFVSITSVIGSFKIFDEVFILYDKQTGPLKSGLTIVYYIFNKFYRHWQFSIAAAAAFVLFIIILIFTLIQLKIGKKNINY; translated from the coding sequence GTGAAGCAAATAACAACTATAAGAAAGTTATTGAAAAGTAAAGAGCTTAAAGCATTAATATATCTATTGCCATCATTACTTATAATAACAGTATTTCAGATATATCCTATAATAAAGTCTCTTGTTATGAGTTTTTATACGGACTTTGACTATCTTACTGATACTGTTTATAAAAGAGGATTGGACAACTTTCAATATGTACTAACAGATCATGATTTCTATCTATCTCTTAAAAACACATTTATATTCGTTTTAGGGGTAGTTCCATTATCTATAGTAGTATCCTTAGGATTTGCAATACTATTGAACTCAAATATAAAACTTAAAAATTTCTTTAGAAGTATTTATTTTATTACGTTTATAACCTCTATAGTTGCTGTTTCAACAGTATGGAGATGGATGTTTAATCAAGAGTTTGGGCTAGTAAACTCTATACTAATAATGTTTGGAATAGACAAAATAAACTGGTTGACTAATCCTAAGCTAACTATACCAATATTAATTCTATTAAACGTATGGAAGGGTATGGGATACAAGATAGTTATTTTTCTAGCTGGATTACAAAATATAGATGAAAAGTACTATTTAGCAGCTAAGATTGATGGAGCGTCTGTTTGGAAAAGATTTAGATCCATTACTCTTCCACTACTTTCTCCTACATTGTTTTTCGTATCAATTACTTCAGTTATAGGTTCTTTTAAGATATTTGATGAGGTATTTATTCTCTATGACAAGCAGACAGGCCCTCTTAAAAGTGGACTTACTATAGTGTATTACATATTTAATAAATTTTATAGGCATTGGCAATTTTCAATAGCAGCGGCGGCAGCCTTTGTTTTATTTATAATTATTCTTATATTTACCTTAATCCAACTTAAAATAGGAAAAAAGAACATTAATTATTGA
- a CDS encoding amino acid ABC transporter permease, protein MQSSAIDVVFTSQNLTRLLGGLLVTARIAFISVTISIILGIIFGLLMTIKSKGVKALCRLYLESFRIIPILVWLYVIYFGVTSALGIHLEGELVSIIVFSLWGAAEMGDIVRGSLESLPKHQIESGKALGLNFGQLYGYILIPQAIRRMLPGAINLATRMIKTTSLVVLIGVVEVLKVGQQIIEVARFKTDMASFWIYGLIFVLYFIICYPLSALSKRLELKWSN, encoded by the coding sequence ATGCAGAGTTCGGCAATTGATGTAGTTTTTACGTCACAGAATTTAACGAGACTACTTGGAGGATTACTAGTAACAGCTAGAATTGCCTTTATATCAGTTACTATAAGTATTATTTTAGGAATAATATTTGGGCTTCTAATGACTATAAAATCAAAGGGTGTTAAGGCTCTTTGTAGACTATATCTTGAATCTTTCAGAATAATACCTATTCTTGTTTGGTTATATGTTATATACTTTGGTGTTACAAGTGCACTCGGAATTCATCTGGAAGGTGAACTAGTTTCGATTATAGTATTTAGTCTTTGGGGTGCAGCAGAGATGGGGGATATTGTTAGAGGTTCTTTAGAGTCGCTACCAAAACATCAAATAGAGTCGGGTAAGGCACTAGGACTTAATTTTGGTCAACTTTACGGATACATTCTTATTCCTCAAGCTATAAGACGAATGCTTCCAGGAGCAATAAACTTAGCAACGAGAATGATTAAAACAACTTCTCTAGTAGTGTTAATAGGAGTTGTTGAAGTTTTAAAAGTAGGTCAACAGATTATTGAAGTGGCTCGATTTAAGACAGATATGGCATCATTCTGGATTTACGGTCTAATATTTGTTTTATATTTTATAATTTGTTATCCATTATCGGCATTATCTAAAAGGTTAGAATTAAAATGGAGTAATTAA
- a CDS encoding phosphate/phosphite/phosphonate ABC transporter substrate-binding protein — MNIKRIVLVILTIVMMSTLFGCGKEKEEVIKMGFVPLRDGDKLIESVEPLANMLTEELGIKVEAFTADNYVGVVEGLGSGQVDFGIIPPLAYVLANKTSDAKVILTALNDKGEASYRSQFLVRKDSNIEDFKDVKGKKVAFVDPSSTSGYLFPGAYLIGNEIDIEKDITYSYSGGHDKSIQLLVNGDVDVVPTFVDARQNFVSEFPDAIDKTKILGYTKDIPNISVTLRGDMDSDIGEKIKKALIKVGNSEEGKKLLGELFNIYGFEEATDKDYEVIKDTARSMNVDLEAIK; from the coding sequence ATGAACATTAAAAGAATTGTACTGGTAATATTGACAATTGTAATGATGAGTACCTTATTTGGATGCGGAAAAGAAAAAGAAGAAGTTATAAAAATGGGGTTTGTACCTTTAAGAGATGGCGATAAACTAATCGAGTCTGTAGAACCATTAGCTAATATGTTAACGGAAGAACTTGGTATAAAGGTGGAAGCTTTCACTGCTGATAATTATGTTGGAGTTGTAGAAGGACTGGGATCAGGTCAAGTAGATTTTGGAATTATACCACCTCTTGCATATGTCCTAGCTAACAAGACAAGTGATGCTAAAGTTATATTAACAGCTTTAAATGATAAAGGAGAAGCAAGTTATCGTTCACAGTTTTTAGTAAGAAAAGATTCTAATATTGAAGATTTTAAAGATGTAAAAGGTAAAAAGGTAGCATTTGTAGATCCTTCGTCAACATCAGGATACTTATTTCCGGGGGCTTATCTTATAGGGAATGAAATAGATATAGAAAAAGATATAACATATTCTTATAGTGGTGGACACGATAAATCTATACAACTCCTTGTAAATGGAGATGTAGATGTGGTACCTACATTTGTAGATGCAAGACAGAATTTTGTAAGTGAGTTTCCAGATGCGATAGATAAAACTAAGATACTCGGATATACAAAAGATATTCCAAATATAAGCGTGACTTTAAGAGGAGATATGGACTCTGATATCGGAGAAAAGATAAAGAAAGCGCTAATAAAAGTAGGGAATTCAGAAGAAGGAAAAAAACTTTTAGGAGAACTATTTAATATATATGGGTTCGAGGAAGCTACAGATAAAGACTATGAGGTTATTAAAGATACTGCAAGATCAATGAACGTAGACCTAGAAGCAATTAAGTAG
- a CDS encoding carbohydrate ABC transporter permease, with translation MRRQNSVKITVTYMLLIIGAIFILLPFIWMITTSLKPSNEVLIMPPKWIPSKLMWENYKIAFQSAPFKRYFINSIFVTTVVTLCELFTTILAAFAFSRIRFKGRDILFSILIATMMVPGEVLIIPNFVTLSNLGWIDTYKALIIPWCASIFAIFLLRQYFLGIPEQLYYAAKIDGCSDSRYLWSIMVPIAKPALMTLAILKIVGSWNSFMWPLIVTNSDNMRTLPVALSAFSSEAGTQHNVLMAASTMIIFPVFIIYLILQKHIVAGVSRTGMKG, from the coding sequence ATGAGAAGACAAAATTCAGTTAAGATAACAGTTACTTATATGTTATTAATAATAGGTGCAATATTTATATTATTACCGTTTATATGGATGATAACTACATCTCTTAAGCCTTCAAACGAAGTGCTAATAATGCCTCCTAAGTGGATACCGTCAAAATTGATGTGGGAAAACTATAAAATTGCTTTTCAATCTGCACCATTTAAAAGATATTTTATAAATAGCATTTTTGTTACTACAGTAGTTACTCTTTGTGAACTGTTTACAACAATACTTGCGGCATTTGCTTTTTCGAGGATTAGATTTAAAGGTAGGGATATATTGTTTTCTATACTAATAGCTACTATGATGGTTCCTGGAGAAGTACTTATAATTCCAAACTTTGTGACACTTAGCAATCTTGGATGGATAGATACTTATAAAGCGTTAATAATTCCATGGTGTGCAAGTATATTTGCAATATTCTTATTGAGACAATATTTTCTTGGGATACCTGAGCAACTTTATTATGCAGCTAAAATTGATGGATGCTCTGATAGTAGATACTTATGGTCAATAATGGTACCAATAGCTAAACCGGCACTTATGACTCTTGCGATACTTAAAATTGTTGGAAGCTGGAACTCATTTATGTGGCCTCTTATAGTAACTAATTCAGATAATATGAGAACCCTACCTGTGGCTTTGTCAGCTTTTTCATCTGAAGCAGGAACACAACATAATGTGTTGATGGCTGCATCGACAATGATCATATTTCCTGTGTTTATAATCTATTTAATTCTTCAGAAACATATAGTTGCTGGAGTATCACGTACAGGTATGAAGGGGTAG
- the mnmH gene encoding tRNA 2-selenouridine(34) synthase MnmH translates to MAKYIEVEYQELDGDYLLIDLRSESEHEDYTIPGSINIPILNDEERKAIGTAYVRESTDKAKSMAVKAAAPKLPYIYETIKELEHKHDKVVLFCARGGMRSTVLYTWLTSLGSKLYKLKGGYKGYRAYINNELPIINEELEYIILQGNTGTGKTKILKELKMRGYNILDLEECANHRGSLLGSVGMGKSNSQKTFESLVYDQLKERNSNLIFLEGESKRIGHTLIPDYIYNKMRDSKRILINTDLEYRVKNIIEEYTVSENWKEEVSESLNNLKKYISESNIERYLNMLENNEIEVLIEELMKNYYDVMYKKGENKYQYELTIKGNNIETTCDTIEKWVKGLK, encoded by the coding sequence TTGGCTAAATATATAGAAGTTGAGTATCAAGAATTGGATGGAGATTATTTATTAATAGATCTAAGAAGTGAAAGTGAGCATGAAGATTATACTATACCAGGATCAATAAATATCCCCATTTTAAATGATGAAGAAAGAAAAGCAATAGGAACAGCCTATGTTAGAGAAAGTACAGACAAAGCAAAATCTATGGCGGTTAAAGCAGCAGCTCCAAAACTTCCGTATATATATGAAACAATAAAAGAACTAGAACATAAGCACGATAAAGTAGTGCTTTTTTGTGCTAGAGGCGGAATGAGAAGTACAGTTTTATATACTTGGTTAACTAGCTTAGGATCTAAACTCTACAAGCTAAAAGGTGGATATAAAGGGTATAGGGCTTATATAAATAATGAGTTGCCAATAATTAATGAAGAGTTGGAATATATAATTCTTCAAGGAAATACAGGGACAGGCAAGACTAAGATTCTAAAAGAACTTAAAATGAGAGGATACAATATATTAGACTTAGAAGAATGTGCTAATCACAGAGGATCTCTTTTAGGAAGTGTAGGAATGGGAAAAAGTAATAGTCAAAAAACTTTTGAATCCCTAGTATATGATCAGTTAAAAGAAAGAAATAGTAATCTAATCTTTTTAGAAGGTGAAAGTAAAAGAATAGGTCATACTCTAATTCCAGATTATATATATAATAAAATGAGAGACAGCAAGAGGATTTTAATAAATACAGATTTAGAATATAGAGTTAAAAATATAATTGAAGAATATACCGTAAGTGAAAACTGGAAGGAAGAAGTATCTGAAAGTTTAAATAATTTAAAAAAATATATAAGTGAATCAAATATAGAGAGATACTTAAATATGCTAGAAAATAATGAAATAGAAGTTTTAATAGAAGAACTTATGAAGAATTACTATGACGTTATGTATAAAAAAGGAGAAAACAAGTATCAATATGAGTTAACTATTAAAGGAAATAATATAGAGACTACATGTGATACTATAGAAAAATGGGTAAAGGGATTAAAATAG
- a CDS encoding PepSY domain-containing protein codes for MNQSYYWYNSWSDVWINNVIPIEMAIAIALEQVQGEVIKAELDRENGILVYEIHIRTPYGVYEVEIDATTGQVLDIDLD; via the coding sequence ATGAATCAAAGTTATTATTGGTACAATTCATGGAGTGATGTATGGATTAATAATGTTATTCCTATAGAAATGGCTATTGCAATTGCATTAGAGCAAGTTCAAGGTGAGGTAATCAAAGCAGAGTTAGATAGAGAAAATGGTATTTTAGTATATGAAATTCATATTAGAACTCCTTATGGTGTTTATGAAGTTGAAATTGATGCAACTACTGGGCAAGTATTAGACATTGACTTAGATTAA
- a CDS encoding amino acid ABC transporter ATP-binding protein yields MNKNERSLLEIESLDKEYDGRKVLNNISLKVDKGEVIVILGSSGCGKSTLLRCINGLETINNGDIRLSGKSLVDKNVNWQEIRQKIGMVFQNYELFPHMNVIDNILLGPTKVQGRDKDEVLDQAKKLLSRVGLLDRMNSYPRQLSGGQKQRIAIVRSLCMNPEIILFDEVTASLDPEMVREVLDVILELANDGMTMLIVTHEMAFAQSVADKIVFLDSGSICEISEPDEFFTNPKTDRAKQFLNIFQY; encoded by the coding sequence ATGAATAAAAATGAACGATCATTATTAGAAATTGAAAGCTTAGATAAGGAGTATGATGGAAGAAAAGTATTGAATAATATAAGCCTTAAGGTAGATAAGGGTGAAGTAATTGTAATCTTAGGCTCATCAGGATGTGGGAAAAGTACACTTCTTAGATGTATTAATGGTCTTGAGACCATTAACAATGGTGATATAAGATTATCTGGCAAGAGTCTTGTAGATAAAAATGTTAATTGGCAAGAGATACGTCAGAAGATAGGCATGGTATTTCAAAACTATGAGCTTTTTCCTCATATGAATGTTATAGATAATATACTTTTAGGGCCTACTAAAGTACAAGGAAGAGATAAAGATGAAGTGTTAGATCAAGCAAAAAAGCTACTATCTAGAGTTGGATTATTAGATAGAATGAACTCTTATCCGAGACAATTATCGGGAGGACAGAAACAGAGAATAGCTATAGTTAGGTCACTATGTATGAATCCAGAGATCATTTTATTTGATGAAGTTACAGCTTCTCTTGATCCAGAAATGGTTAGGGAGGTTCTAGATGTAATTTTAGAACTTGCAAATGATGGCATGACAATGTTAATAGTAACTCATGAAATGGCATTTGCTCAGTCAGTTGCTGATAAGATAGTATTTTTAGACTCAGGAAGTATATGTGAGATATCAGAACCTGATGAATTTTTTACAAATCCTAAAACGGATCGTGCTAAGCAATTTTTAAATATATTTCAATATTAA
- the phnE gene encoding phosphonate ABC transporter, permease protein PhnE, translating into MINDYKVYISKKKKKTILLIMSIIIITFALGLVIDFSIVKIFKGIPSMYSLFERILRPNLSYIEEVFSKLLETIEIAIISSIIGVALSIPFSLLISRNIAPSKHISMILNALFSILRTIPSLIWTALLVSVFSIGKFSGVLALTIIAFLMSLKLFKEHIETINENIINSTRSVGANQIQILRYCILPTILDILISVLFIVLETNIRSATVLGLVGAGGIGQIMWRDLNHLRYDNLSTLILILFLTIVSIDTLSLLIRNLIKKSSITYTSLESYRKFHNRRRLFYISIFIILIALILISIDVDYERLKIGFKQGLEIITRIIDIDISYFPKLFEGIKESLAIAIFATVLGAAGALVLSFFSSYNTSPSKYIAILFKGLINILRTFPPIITAIIFFRGVGPGPLAGSLALSIYTAGVLTKLYSDIIESSSENIKNSILVTGSTNLTSFRYGILLQTLPNFISLSLYRLESNIRNSTILGIIGAGGIGTILNRNITWRNWERVGTLILGISIMIILIDILSYSLRKKLL; encoded by the coding sequence ATGATCAACGACTACAAAGTCTATATCAGTAAGAAAAAGAAAAAAACAATACTACTTATAATGTCTATAATTATAATTACTTTTGCATTAGGACTAGTTATAGATTTTAGTATAGTTAAAATATTTAAGGGTATCCCAAGCATGTATAGTCTATTTGAAAGAATCTTAAGACCAAACCTATCTTATATAGAAGAAGTATTTTCAAAGTTATTGGAGACGATAGAAATTGCAATAATATCATCTATAATAGGAGTGGCTCTATCTATTCCATTCTCACTGTTGATATCTAGAAATATAGCTCCCAGTAAACACATATCGATGATATTAAATGCTTTATTTTCAATACTAAGAACCATACCTAGTCTTATTTGGACAGCTCTTTTGGTAAGTGTCTTTAGTATAGGTAAGTTTTCAGGTGTATTAGCTCTTACTATAATAGCTTTTTTAATGTCTTTAAAACTTTTTAAAGAACATATAGAAACTATAAATGAAAATATTATAAATTCAACAAGATCTGTGGGAGCGAATCAAATTCAGATTTTAAGATATTGTATATTACCCACAATATTAGATATATTGATTTCTGTTCTATTTATAGTTCTTGAAACAAATATAAGGAGTGCAACCGTCCTTGGACTTGTAGGAGCGGGTGGTATAGGGCAAATAATGTGGAGAGATCTAAATCATTTAAGATATGATAATTTATCAACTTTAATTTTGATTTTATTTTTAACTATAGTTTCAATTGATACTTTAAGTTTACTTATAAGAAATTTGATAAAAAAATCTTCTATAACTTATACCTCATTAGAATCCTATAGAAAATTTCATAACAGAAGAAGGCTTTTTTATATAAGTATATTTATTATATTAATAGCACTTATACTTATATCCATAGACGTGGATTACGAAAGATTAAAGATTGGATTTAAACAAGGTTTGGAAATCATTACTAGAATTATAGATATAGATATATCTTATTTTCCAAAACTATTTGAGGGTATTAAGGAAAGCTTAGCTATTGCTATTTTTGCTACTGTATTAGGAGCTGCAGGAGCCTTAGTCTTATCCTTTTTTTCTTCATATAACACTTCTCCATCTAAATACATAGCTATACTTTTTAAAGGTTTAATAAATATCTTAAGAACATTTCCTCCAATAATAACTGCAATAATATTTTTTCGAGGAGTTGGACCAGGTCCTTTAGCAGGAAGTTTGGCACTTAGCATTTATACAGCAGGTGTTCTTACTAAACTATATAGTGATATTATTGAAAGTTCTAGTGAAAATATTAAAAATAGCATATTGGTGACAGGATCTACTAATCTAACTAGCTTTAGATATGGAATATTGCTACAAACACTACCTAACTTCATAAGTTTATCTTTATATAGACTAGAATCAAATATAAGAAATTCAACTATATTAGGAATTATAGGTGCAGGTGGAATTGGTACTATCTTGAATCGAAATATTACATGGAGAAATTGGGAAAGAGTAGGAACACTTATATTAGGAATCTCCATTATGATTATATTGATAGATATTTTAAGTTACTCTCTAAGAAAAAAACTTTTATAG
- the phnC gene encoding phosphonate ABC transporter ATP-binding protein, which translates to MIRLENISVLYNKKNLAVDNISLKIGKGQFIGIIGPSGSGKSSLIKTINLLVSPYRGKVYIENTNIGSLNEKELRSMRREIGFIFQDYNLVEKSSVLENVLVGRLGFKSSLKSLFGVFNDEDYQVAVEALEQVGLKDKIFNRADQLSGGQKQRVAIAKTLCQNPKIILADEPVSSLDLSTAQIVMDYFKMINEKKDITIVINLHDVNIARKYCSRIIGLKDGKIFFDEKAGDIDDQRLQSLYQ; encoded by the coding sequence GTGATTAGACTAGAAAACATCTCAGTGCTATATAATAAAAAAAACCTAGCAGTTGATAATATTAGTTTAAAAATTGGAAAAGGACAATTTATAGGTATAATAGGTCCTAGTGGTAGCGGCAAGTCAAGTTTAATAAAAACTATAAACTTACTGGTTAGTCCATATAGGGGAAAAGTATACATAGAAAACACAAATATAGGTTCATTAAATGAAAAAGAACTTAGGAGCATGAGAAGAGAGATAGGATTTATATTTCAAGACTACAATCTTGTAGAAAAATCATCTGTATTGGAAAACGTACTAGTAGGAAGACTTGGATTTAAGTCTTCCCTAAAATCATTATTTGGAGTATTTAATGATGAAGACTATCAAGTAGCAGTAGAAGCTTTAGAACAGGTAGGATTAAAAGATAAGATATTTAATCGAGCAGATCAGTTAAGTGGAGGACAAAAGCAAAGAGTTGCGATTGCTAAGACATTGTGTCAAAATCCTAAAATAATTTTAGCTGATGAGCCTGTATCTAGTCTTGACCTTTCAACAGCTCAGATTGTGATGGACTATTTCAAGATGATAAATGAAAAAAAAGACATAACTATAGTAATCAACCTGCACGATGTAAATATAGCAAGAAAGTACTGTTCTAGGATAATAGGTTTAAAAGATGGAAAAATATTTTTTGATGAAAAAGCAGGTGATATAGATGATCAACGACTACAAAGTCTATATCAGTAA